The genomic region TCGTCATCCAGTCGTGCGGGTGCGTGACGCGCTGCTTGGCTGGCAGGAGCGGGAGCAGCGCGGCGAGCGGATAGATCGGGAACGTCTGTCCGGGCGGCAGCGACAGGTTCTCGCCCTTCAGCTCGAAGTAGCTGCCGGCGGCGTGGTTGCAGACCATGGGCCGCTCGGTGGCCACGACCTCCACCCGCAGGTCGTACAGCACGAACGAGTCGTCGCGTGGCGGTCGTCGCATCGGGTCTCCCGGTGTGGGCCGCCAGTGTACGCCGCTCGGCGCGGAGCGTCGAGCGCGACGGACGGCCCGGCACTTCGGCGGATAATGCGGCTCGCGCTCCGCCTGCCGCGCCACCACTCGATGCCCTCCCCCGCGCCTGCTTCCTCCCCGCCGCTCGCCTTCCACGGCGGGACGCCCGGCGCCCTGGCGCCGTTCGTGCTGTTCCTCGCGGGCGTGGCGTGGCTGGCGCTGGCGGGCGCGCCCGACGAGCACGGCTTCTGGCCGATCCTCGTGGCGGCGCTCATC from Vicinamibacterales bacterium harbors:
- a CDS encoding TIGR04076 family protein; this encodes MRRPPRDDSFVLYDLRVEVVATERPMVCNHAAGSYFELKGENLSLPPGQTFPIYPLAALLPLLPAKQRVTHPHDWMTTDAEIACPDPNCGGRFRITRTGSSTFRHGEVTAVPLPRTARRRQVRPARRRPRTR